The proteins below are encoded in one region of Ricinus communis isolate WT05 ecotype wild-type chromosome 6, ASM1957865v1, whole genome shotgun sequence:
- the LOC8272242 gene encoding F-box/kelch-repeat protein At3g06240, translated as MSMTSHIDQEILTEILKRLPAKLLVQFRCVSKSWYSLITNPTFISIHTKYILENSTNSSAAATVTTTATTKLLLRHYSSINKKEIYTIHGSSLGQYYQEFVFPFKSYSQYFEIVGSCNGVLCLSDTYRVNSHTIILWNPTIRKSVILPLPCINFDQIYMFVLGFGFDPKSSEYKVVRVVYRMRENGCKVDIRPQVEVYELGMNAWRSIIVSAAPQYVISELSLQVFLNGAVHWIGYNPRHEGSDFRDLSMVLFDMDKEVFDEMKLPDSVCGLSVLDLSVVASGKVLSLVQYNRHTRSQWIQYGSCSFWVMKEYGKVESWSKQFTIDLQGGVRKSLGLGNNGQMLLVASNGELVSYDSQNQETSHLGIQGIANSFHLEAYIETLELLNLDKQKNDKKPLSW; from the coding sequence ATGTCTATGACAAGCCATATTGATCAAGAAATCTTGACAGAGATTTTGAAAAGATTACCAGCAAAATTGCTTGTACAGTTCAGGTGTGTGTCCAAATCATGGTACTCTTTAATCACCAATCCAACTTTCATTTCCATACACACTAAATACATTCTTGAGAACAGCACAAACTCTAGTGCTGCTGCTACTGTTACTACTACTGCCACTACTAAATTGCTACTTAGGCACTATTCTTCGATTAACAAGAAGGAGATATACACAATACATGGAAGCTCACTTGGTCAGTACTATCAAGAATTTGTTTTCCCATTTAAGAGCTACTCGCAGTACTTTGAAATTGTTGGTTCTTGTAATGGTGTTCTTTGTCTTTCAGATACTTATCGTGTCAATTCTCACACCATTATTTTATGGAATCCAACAATCAGAAAATCAGTGATCCTGCCATTACCCTGCATAAATTTTgatcaaatatatatgtttgttcttgggtttggATTCGATCCAAAGAGCAGTGAGTACAAAGTGGTCAGAGTTGTGTACCGTATGAGAGAAAATGGCTGTAAAGTAGATATTAGACCTCAGGTTGAAGTGTATGAGCTAGGCATGAATGCTTGGAGAAGCATTATTGTAAGTGCTGCTCCTCAGTATGTGATATCTGAACTATCACTACAGGTTTTTCTGAATGGTGCTGTGCATTGGATTGGGTATAATCCAAGGCATGAAGGCAGTGATTTTCGCGATTTGAGCATGGTTTTGTTCGACATGGACAAAGAAGTGTTTGATGAAATGAAGCTGCCAGATAGTGTATGCGGTTTGTCTGTGCTAGATTTGTCAGTTGTTGCTTCTGGCAAAGTGCTTTCTTTAGTACAATATAATCGTCATACGCGCAGCCAATGGATACAATATGGGAGCTGCTCCTTTTGGGTGATGAAAGAATATGGTAAGGTTGAATCTTGGAGTAAGCAATTCACTATTGATTTACAAGGTGGAGTGCGGAAGTCATTAGGCCTTGGGAATAACGGTCAAATGCTACTTGTAGCGAGCAATGGAGAATTGGTATCATATGATAGCCAAAATCAGGAAACTAGTCATCTTGGGATCCAAGGCATCGCCAACTCCTTTCATTTGGAGGCTTACATTGAAACTCTGGAATTGCTGAACCTTGACAAACAGAAAAATGACAAGAAGCCACTGAGTTGGTAG